The following DNA comes from Fervidibacillus albus.
TTTTTATTAGCTTCTTGGAAGTAGCGATCGTTAGAACCTTTCTCCATCGATGCAAGGGATCCCATTCCACGATACGTTTTAAAGCGTCGTCCTTGGAATATTTCCGTCTCTCCAGGGCTTTCGCTCGTCCCAGCTAACAGACTTCCGAGCATCACTGCATGTCCCCCAGCAGCTAAAGCTTTTACAATATCACCGGAATATTTAATTCCACCGTCAGCAATAATCGATTTTCCCATTTTTCTCGCAACTGTGGCACAATCGTAGACAGCGGTAATTTGTGGTACACCGACACCGGCCACTACGCGGGTTGTACAAATCGAACCGGGACCGATTCCGACTTTTACAATATCTGCACCAGCTTCAAACAACTCCTGCGTCGCTTCAGCAGTTGCGACATTTCCAGCAATAATATTTAATTTCGGATACAATTTTCGAATCGTTTTAACCATATCAATAACGCCTTTAGAATGACCATGGGCGGTATCGATCACGATTACATCCACTTGGGCTTCAACTAATTTTTCGACACGTTTCAGCGTATCTTTCGAAATTCCGACGGCTGCGCCAGCTAATAATCTACCTTGGCCATCCTTCGCCGCATTCGGAAATTCGATAATTTTTTCGATATCTTTAATCGTAATTAATCCTTTTAAAATACCTTGTTCATTTACTAAAGGTAATTTTTCAATTTTATGTTGTTGAAGAATTTTTTGAGCTTCTTCGATGGTAGTATTGACCGGAGCGGTGACGAGATGATCCTTTGTCATGACATCTTCAATATAAATCGAGTAGTCGTCGATAAACCGTAAATCACGATTGGTAAGAATACCGACCAGCTTTAATTCTTCTTCATTATTGACGATTGGAACACCAGATATCCGATATTTTGCCATCAAATGTTCTGCATCGAACACTTGGTGACGGGGAGTTAAATAAAACGGATCGGTAATAACGCCATTTTCCGAACGTTTCACCCGATCAACTTGTTCTGCTTGTTCTTCGATCGACATATTTTTATGAATGATCCCTAAACCGCCCGCCCTTGCCATCGCAATGGCCATTTCTGCTTCCGTTACCGTATCCATTCCAGCACTAATGATCGGAATGTTTAGTTGTAATGTTTCTGTCAATTGGACGTTCAATTGTACATCCTTCGGTAATACATCCGATTTTGCCGGAATTAATAGCACATCATCAAAGGTTAA
Coding sequences within:
- the guaB gene encoding IMP dehydrogenase, translating into MWEEKFAKEGLTFDDVLLIPAKSDVLPKDVQLNVQLTETLQLNIPIISAGMDTVTEAEMAIAMARAGGLGIIHKNMSIEEQAEQVDRVKRSENGVITDPFYLTPRHQVFDAEHLMAKYRISGVPIVNNEEELKLVGILTNRDLRFIDDYSIYIEDVMTKDHLVTAPVNTTIEEAQKILQQHKIEKLPLVNEQGILKGLITIKDIEKIIEFPNAAKDGQGRLLAGAAVGISKDTLKRVEKLVEAQVDVIVIDTAHGHSKGVIDMVKTIRKLYPKLNIIAGNVATAEATQELFEAGADIVKVGIGPGSICTTRVVAGVGVPQITAVYDCATVARKMGKSIIADGGIKYSGDIVKALAAGGHAVMLGSLLAGTSESPGETEIFQGRRFKTYRGMGSLASMEKGSNDRYFQEANKKFVPEGIEGRVPYKGPVADILYQLVGGIRSGMGYCGTKTLYELRENSRFVRMSGAGLRESHPHDVQITKEAPNYSI